In Paractinoplanes brasiliensis, the following proteins share a genomic window:
- a CDS encoding ABC transporter permease, with protein MRPSDLVRLASYGLQSRPTRAVLSALGIAIGIAAMTAVVGISSSSRADLDREMAALGTNLLTVAPGQTMFGEQAVLPDSALSMIKRIGPVHAATATGQVPQTAVYRTDKIPSGETGGLSVLAASPDLLATVGGSLAHGSWLNPEHPTVVLGSTAARRLGNVPSVYIGGRWWTVTGVLDPVPLAPELDQSVLVGWESAATYLGFDGHPTTVYTRSADALVEAVRAVLAPTANPSSPDEVKVSKPSDALAARRATNDAFTALLLGLGAVALLVGGIGVANTMVISVLERRAEIGLRRSLGATRGQIRAQFVAESLLLSLLGGAAGVLLGYLVTGLYAVTRAWPTVVPLWALLGGVGATVVIGAIAGWYPAVRAARLSPTEALTG; from the coding sequence ATGCGCCCCTCGGATCTGGTGCGCCTGGCCTCGTACGGGCTGCAGTCGCGGCCGACCCGGGCAGTGCTCTCGGCCCTCGGCATCGCGATCGGCATCGCCGCCATGACCGCGGTCGTCGGGATCTCGTCGTCGAGCCGAGCCGACCTCGATCGGGAGATGGCCGCCCTCGGCACCAACCTGCTGACCGTGGCGCCCGGCCAGACAATGTTCGGCGAACAGGCAGTGCTGCCCGACTCGGCCCTGTCGATGATCAAACGGATCGGCCCGGTGCACGCGGCCACCGCAACCGGACAGGTGCCGCAAACGGCGGTCTACCGTACCGACAAGATCCCGTCCGGGGAGACCGGCGGGCTCAGCGTGCTGGCGGCCTCGCCGGACCTGCTGGCGACCGTCGGCGGTTCGCTCGCGCACGGCAGCTGGCTCAACCCCGAACACCCGACCGTGGTGCTCGGATCCACGGCGGCCCGCCGGCTCGGCAACGTGCCCTCCGTCTACATCGGCGGGCGTTGGTGGACGGTGACCGGCGTGCTCGACCCGGTGCCGCTGGCACCCGAACTCGACCAGTCGGTGCTGGTGGGCTGGGAGTCGGCCGCGACGTACCTCGGGTTCGACGGGCACCCGACCACCGTCTACACGCGCTCGGCCGATGCGCTCGTCGAGGCCGTACGGGCAGTGCTGGCGCCGACAGCCAACCCGTCGAGCCCCGACGAGGTGAAGGTGTCGAAGCCGTCCGACGCGCTCGCCGCGCGCCGGGCCACCAACGACGCGTTCACGGCCCTGCTGCTCGGCCTGGGGGCGGTGGCCCTGCTGGTCGGGGGCATCGGGGTGGCCAACACGATGGTGATCTCGGTGCTGGAACGCCGGGCGGAGATCGGTCTGCGACGGTCCCTCGGGGCCACACGGGGACAGATCCGCGCCCAGTTCGTCGCCGAATCCCTGCTGCTGTCCCTACTGGGCGGCGCGGCCGGGGTGTTGCTGGGCTATCTGGTCACGGGGTTGTACGCGGTAACCCGAGCCTGGCCGACGGTGGTGCCTCTGTGGGCCCTGCTCGGCGGCGTGGGCGCGACTGTGGTGATCGGGGCGATCGCGGGGTGGTATCCGGCCGTGCGGGCGGCCCGCCTGTCCCCGACGGAGGCGCTGACGGGGTAA